The Ignavibacteriales bacterium DNA segment GCTCATAAAGTTCACATATCTTTTCAGAATTTCAGGATTAAATTCCAGAGTATTCTTAATTAGAAGTTTATATTTTTCATTTTCCTCCTTCATCATCATATGCATGAAGGCACTGTTATAAACGCGATGCATTCCCAATGTTCGCACAAAATAACCTTCCATCAACCAAAAGGCTTCTGCAAGTAAAAGTGTATTTGGCATTTCTTTATTAATTCGATCAACTACTTCTCGCCAGAACTCTTCGGGAATTAAAGCATCGAATTGTTCGCGGGTCATTGAATGATCTGCACGGGAGGGTATTGCCCCACCAGTCCCCGGCTGAGGAAACCAAAGCCGCTGAAAATGTTTCTTGGCTAATGTCATTGCGGCATCAAATCGTATTATCGGAGTTTTCCTTGCAACATGCATTATCATCTGAATCAGTGCTTCCCGAACTTCTGGAATTAGTAAATTTAATTGTGCCGTGTCATTCCACGGCATGTTTGTTCCGTCATTTCCGTGATAAATATAACGTACATTGCCGGTGTATTTATCAATTCGTTGAAATACAACTGCTGCATCCGTTCTCGAAAAATATTTATCTTCAATTCTAATTTCTACTCGATCATCTTCAGAAAGGTTTGGACCGAAAAATGAATAGCCGGGATAGGGGGGAGTGTCAGATTGTATAAAAAAATCCGGCTTTTCAATCATCCACTTTGAATAAATACCTGTATGATTTGGCACCATATCACTTGCAAGTCTGATCCCCCGTTTCCAGCAGCGTGATTTAAGATTTTCAAATGCGGGTTCACCACCGAGAGCATCTGCAATAACATAATCATAAAGTGAGTAAGCCGAAGATGCAGCGTCAATATTGCCTGTAAGATGCTTTATCTTTTTAGATGCGCTGCTTCTTTCCCAAATTCCAATTAACCAGACAGATGTAAAATTCCATTTGGCAATAGAGTCAAGTTCTTCATCCGGAATTTGATCGAGACGTCTTATCTCACGCTGATATTTTTTTGAAAGCTGATCAAGCCATACATACGCATTTTTTGCCAGCATAACTACTTCAGGCATCCAGTCAGTGTCCTCGGTAAAGAGTTCTTTCTCTTCATAAATAAAACTACTTTCATCTGAACTCAGTTTATCTCCGGCTTTTATTTTTAATTTTAATCTTTCAAAGTATTTCTGATCAAAATCATAAACCGGTACGGGGGGAGTCGCTTTTTCGCCGCCGCCATGTTTTACAAATAATTTATAGTCTTCATGTAATAAATCTCTGCCGGATAAAATTTTTAATCTGAAATCCGCCGGAATGTAAATTTTCCAGAAAGTGTTAATGAACTCAAGCTGAGCCTCAATGTCAAAAGGATTAGCAACAATTGGTTTGCGAAGAAAAGCGAATAAACTGATCTTTTCTTTACCAACAGGTTTTTCTTCTTCAAAATGTTTTTCGATTAGTTCGAGCAATTCGCTATAGCGTGTTTTCTCTTTAATTGTTCTATCCGAATACAATTCATCAAGCGGACGAGCAGCAGGGTTAGTGTTTTCAATGTGAAGCAGAATAAGTTCTTCTAGAATTATCTCACGATTGCTCTTGCTGACCGAAGCTGAATTAAGAAACTCTACTGGTGTTAATTCAGATTTGTAAACTGAAATTGGAGGGAACTCTTCAACGAAGGAAAGTAAAACTTCATCAAGATTTTTTTCATCTAAACTTAATTTTATTTTTTCAAGTGTTCTTCCGAAGATGCCGGGATTTTCATCCTCCTCATATTGTCTGATGATAAGATGATAAATCTCATGGATCAAACCGAGTGCGTTAATTTGTCCAGGTGTAATTTGTTCACTAAATCTTCCTTCATTTCTTCGCACGGAATTAATCTTTTCGGAAACAATTCTTGCCTGAGTAAAATCTGCAATGATGAGATTTCCTATCGTTGAAAAGAGAGAGTCTTCTATCTGATATTTCTTTCGGCTTGAAATATTTATGTGAAGATCGAATCG contains these protein-coding regions:
- a CDS encoding alpha-amylase, which translates into the protein MQSRARNKKSVSTSIRFDLHINISSRKKYQIEDSLFSTIGNLIIADFTQARIVSEKINSVRRNEGRFSEQITPGQINALGLIHEIYHLIIRQYEEDENPGIFGRTLEKIKLSLDEKNLDEVLLSFVEEFPPISVYKSELTPVEFLNSASVSKSNREIILEELILLHIENTNPAARPLDELYSDRTIKEKTRYSELLELIEKHFEEEKPVGKEKISLFAFLRKPIVANPFDIEAQLEFINTFWKIYIPADFRLKILSGRDLLHEDYKLFVKHGGGEKATPPVPVYDFDQKYFERLKLKIKAGDKLSSDESSFIYEEKELFTEDTDWMPEVVMLAKNAYVWLDQLSKKYQREIRRLDQIPDEELDSIAKWNFTSVWLIGIWERSSASKKIKHLTGNIDAASSAYSLYDYVIADALGGEPAFENLKSRCWKRGIRLASDMVPNHTGIYSKWMIEKPDFFIQSDTPPYPGYSFFGPNLSEDDRVEIRIEDKYFSRTDAAVVFQRIDKYTGNVRYIYHGNDGTNMPWNDTAQLNLLIPEVREALIQMIMHVARKTPIIRFDAAMTLAKKHFQRLWFPQPGTGGAIPSRADHSMTREQFDALIPEEFWREVVDRINKEMPNTLLLAEAFWLMEGYFVRTLGMHRVYNSAFMHMMMKEENEKYKLLIKNTLEFNPEILKRYVNFMSNPDEETAINQFGKGDKYFGVATLLVTLPGLPMFGHGQIEGFSEKYGMEYQRAYYNEMVDENLVSRHQKEIFPLMKKRRLFSQVDNFDLYDFVTTQNEVDENVFACTNSSGDEKALIIFNNSYTETTGYIQFSSGRMKSKINSDEKFFFSQKIADALQFKNDVQHFYIYTDHRTKLQYLLSGKESFELGLTFTLRAYDYKVCLNFHEIFDAAGEFQSLCNFLNGRGVESIEHALLEQKLLPLHSSLLKLFDTTNVKLFISFLFSDISEESFKSALSFLFQTVLKEMLILDMKVDAKVIESDFFKDIKSLNELILNILEIKKDPKNKKWIADIENVLPLIKKDNAEFHLLLFIQLVLKNLSTNSKNVNESFTNLLIEKLLFEVFEILGFDKNHNYKNIYLIKMLSNEIFLKQFYQMKDKFLPVEVIKNLFTENETSIFLRVHAHEDIKYFNKESFEELIIWLMLLYLQHHFFDDRKTLKSKKTAKSSESKNPKGSMVKRSELLMKKKNTTIQKMINHTKRMLDVSVRSQFKVDEFLRLIELPVKAKKTIKTKTRNTISIKNKRGKV